GGGGTGCCCTTTGAACAGCTCTGGCTGGGGGGATGTGTACTagccagggttctccagagaaacaaaatcatagaaaatatagacatagatactatatactatttttatatctatatctagatatatagcCAAAGACTAAAGTTTCCCAAAGAAGAAGCAGTTCTGCCTCCAGTCTGcctgtgatggctaattttatttattttgagacagggtcttgctctgttgcccaggctgcagtgcagtggtgccatcacagctcactgcaatctcgactTCCctagctcaagtgaccctcccacccaccatgcccagctacttcttaaattttttgtagacatggggtctgtgttgctcaggctcgtcttgagctcctgggctcaagtgatgctcccatctcagcctcccaaagtgccgggatgacagACTTGAGACAGTGCTTGGCCTGTGatggttcattttatgtgtccatttgactgggccacagggtgcccatATCTGGGGTCACACATTATTCTAGGCGTGTCTGTGAGTGCATTTCCAGATGACACTAAGACTTGAATAGATGGACTGAGGAAAGCAGATTGGCCTCCGCAATGTGGCTGGCCTCGTCCAATCAGGTGAAGGCCTGAACAGAACcaaaggtggaggaagggtgaGCCATGCACAGTTGCCCAGCATGGCTGGACACCGCGGCCCCCACCACAGGGACCCTGGCCTCCCCCATGACGGCACGGCCAGCAGCACAGCCCCAAACCCTTCCTGTCTTGGAGAGGCTCCTGGTGCGTCCCCACTGGAGTGGACACCTGTTGGCAttggtgtttgcttttcttcccTGAGGCTGCACTTTTGGCATTTCTGTCCGTGGTTCCCTGAGTCAAGGCTCACATGGGGCCAGAGGACAGCCAGGCAAGCCCCAGAAAGGAGAGGGACTCAGCTTGCAGTTGGCATCTGCCCGGAGTTGGGCTTAGGTGAAACTCAGGGCTCAGCCTGGGCTTGAGTCTTGGCTGGGGGACACCATGGAGAGAGGGGTGTGCAGCCCAGGAGGGGCAGCCAGCCAGGCTGCACCAGGCCTAAGGGAGGCTGGGGGGTAGCCAGTCACCCAGAGTGTGCTCCAGGGGCCAATGAGCCCCCCTGCCCCTCACCAAAGCCATCCCTGCAGGTTCTGGCCGACATCCTGGTCATGACAGGGCCTGAGACAGCCTCCCTCCATCCACTGAGCTGTGGCCCAACCTGAGGCTCTGagtgtgttttctttctcacCATCAGTGCAttccacccagccccacccacccctgcccccgGCAGCGTGCAGGCCCCGAGTGTTGTCTGACAAGCTGCAGGGGCTCACCTGTGACCATACTCCCCTGCCAGTCCCTGGGAAGGGGTCTCCTCTCCCAGCCAGCCTGGAGCTAAGCCATGTCTCCCCATGTGGTagccatgcacacacacccatgcatACACATAAAAGCATACACCCAGACATGCACACAAtgcacatacatgtgcatgcagTCACACACATAGCCACAcgtgcacatgcatacacatatacacacaaggtTATAAACAAGTTAGTTTTATTTTACTCCCTTTCCTCTTGAGGCTGGGTCTGAATTAGGGAGGAGGACAGAGAGGCCACAGGCAGGAACCCAGAGCCCCATTCCCCCAGCATGGCCAAGCCCCCAGGCTCTGACCACCACCCGTTGGGTCCAAGCTGCAAGGCATGTCAACATCTTTGCAGAACTTCAAGTCTCCCAGAGGAACAGAAGGCCGGCATGGCAGAAGCTCAAAGAGGGTGTGGTCCTGTCCACCCCAGGCTCCCAGCTCCCAGTCTGTCTCAGTTtggggctgggaaggggagggCTGAAGGAGCCCCATTTGCTGTTGCAAGGAATGGGGACACGCACCCCTGCATCCCCACCAGCTGATGCCCATACCAGGCACCCTGGGGCCTCCATGGGTTGCTGCAGGGAAGCACAAAGGGAAGACCTGGCACCCCAGAGGACCTATTCCAGCTCAGGACAGGGGTGGAGGAGTCAATGCCCCACTCCCCCTGGGGTTCAGACCACAGCAGAGGGCCCTTTCTGGCTCCTAGGCCCTCTCTCCACCCCACCTTGGCCCCAGTGGTGATCAAGCCAGGGCACTCCTCTGCCGCTTTCAGCCCCTTCCCTGAGCAGCCTGGCTACCCCTCTGGGCGGAGTCTGCCTGAGGCCACCGGCTAAGGAGAAGGCTGAGGAGAAGGGGTCGCAGGTTTCCACCGGAgccccccaaccctcctcctccctggcccAGCTCGCAAGCCAGCGCCCTCAGATCCACACGGTGGTCTTTCCGTCCCTGCTGCTGGCACTGCCCTTCTCGGAGCCAGCCCTGGGCTTGGCTCCTGGCCGCTCGTGGGTGCCGGGCCGGCCCTGCTCCCCGACGGTGCCCGCAGAGGTAGCACTGCCCGTCCGGGACGCGGGGGCGCCTGCCCTGGGGGGCCCCCTGGAGGCCGCAGGGAGGCCGACGCACGGCGAACTGTCCCGGTCGCGGTCCCCAGCCGCTGCCCCGTCGCGCAGCGCCTGCAGGGCCAGGTTTGCCAGGTTCTGGTCGTGCGCCCGAGCGCGCTCGGCCGCCCGCACCACCAGGCTGTAGTCGGGTGGGCAGGCCAAGCCAGCGGCCGCGGCAGGGAAGGCGCAGGGCGGGGGCCGCggcgcgggggcgggggcgggggcggaggTCGGGGGGCCGCGGCGGCCGCGCACCGCGTCCTGAGCGCTGCCCAAGCCCAGGTGGGCCATCTCACAGAGGTTGAGCAGCAGGCACAGGCAGCTGACCACGTACATAACCAGCAGGAAGACCGTCTTCTCAGTAGGGCGCGACACGAAGCAGTCCACCACGTGCGGGCAGGGCTGGCGGCTGCAGGGAAAGAACGGCCGCACCTCGAAGCCATACAGCAGGTACTGGCCCACCAGGAAGGCCACCTCGAAAGCTGCCCTGGCCACCAGCTGGGCCACGTACACGCGCATCAGGCCCTCCCGCTGGATGCGTCTCCGGCCATCGTGTTGCCCGGTCGGGCCCGGGGTCCCCGCCGCCTTGCCGTTAGCGCCCACCGCCTTAGTGCACGCCTCCTCCGCGCCGGCCTCCTCCGCTTCCTCGCCGGCGCCCTCGGCTGCCCCcgtctcctcttcctcctcctcctcgcccAGGCCCAGCATGGGCTCCTCCTCGCCCAGGTCGGCGGGCTCAGGCCAGCCGGCGTGCGGGGGCGGCAGGTGCGCTCGGGGCGCGCGGCGGGGCCCCGGGCGGCGGCGGAGGGCGCGGCGCCGCTCCTGCTCAGACGCACGGGCAAGGCGGTGCACGGCGTAGCCCAGGTACATGACCGAGGGCGTGGAGATGACCACGATCTGGAAGACCCAGAAGCGCACGTGCGACAGGGGCGCGAAGGCGTCGTAGCAGACGTTGTCGCAGCCTGGCTGCCGCGTGTTGCAAGTGAACTTGGCCTGCTCGTCCGAGTAGATGGCCTCGCCGCCCACAGCCGTCAGCACGATGCGGAAGACCACCAGCACCGTGAGCCACACCTTGCCCACGAAGGTGGAGTGGTTGTGGATCTCCTCCAGCAGCCGCGTCAGGAAGCTCCAGCTCATGTTGGTCATAGGGGCGGGCGGGCGGGTCCTGTGGGGCGGGGTAGGGGTCAGCCAGGGGCCTGCACTTGGGAGCCCGCGGCGCTCAGAGCTCAGAGCCGGGGCTCCAGGCTTGCCTCGCGGCTGGCCGCTCTCTGCTTACACAGTCAATGACGTGGAGCTTACCGCCTTAAACGGAAGTGGAAGCCCCCACCTGATCCGGCCCCTGCTCGTGCAGGTGCAGGGCCCCAGCTGGGTGAGTTGCCTTCATGAGGCAGATGGGGGGACACTGAGGCAAGTACCACTCAAGTGTGTGGGGACTGGTAGTCTCAGTGTCCACTGCACCCATGGCCACCAACCCAGCCCCAGCCGCATCCAGGTTGTTGGGGAGGGTCCCACAGAGTTTCAGCATCCGAAGGGTCTCCCCAGCCTGCCTAGCCACTCAATCCCTACTGGCCCCTCCAGCTCCCTAGCCCCCAAGCCCCTGCAGCCCCATCAGTCCTCAGTCCTTCACAGACCCCCGTGCCTGCACCACCATCAGCTCCCAGACCCCAAAGTGCCACCAGTCCACAATCCCCATAGCCCCTCGGCCCCCAGAGGCCCTGCTCTGCCTCCCTCCACACCCTGGACAGGGGCGTCGGGGTCCCTCCACCTCCACAAAATCCTCCATCCTCCCTCCAGCCCCCGGCTGGTCCCGCTGCCCTTCTCAGGTGCCCAGGGTCCCAGGGCTCCGCCCGCCCAGTCTAGGTTCCTGGTCCTCCATGGTCTCAACCCAGACCATCCCCAGCTGGGGTCAGGATGAAGCCAGGCGTCCGTCCAGGAGGGACGGTGTCCAGCGAGGTATAGACCCAGTGATACGAGGCCACACTCAGCACCTGCGACCCTCAGAGACAGCTATGCCACAGATCAGCCAAGCCCAAGGTGGGCAAGTGCCCAGGAAAGGGCTGTGCAGCAGGGCCTGTGCTCCAAAGAAGGAGAGCTCCTGCAGCTCCCCTGCCCACCCTCTCCTGGTGGTTGCCCCGGGGCCAGTACCTGCTCCTGGgtcgctgaggcaggagaccccTTAGCTCCCTCCGCCTCTGGCCCCCTCCCAGTACCTGGCCTGGGAGGCAGCAGCGGCAGGTATGGGACCAGCAGCAGTCGCTGGTGAGGCTCCCGGCCTCTTTATGcagctgaggcctccccacccggGGCAGGAAGAGGGGGCAGTCAGGGTTCCTGGGGAAGTGGCCCTGCTTCCTCACATCTGTGCAGTACCCCTCAGagccacacacattcacatgtgcacacacactcagaTACCCACAGATTCACacgtgtacacatgcacacacgtgcacatgcatgAACACACAATGCATATGCAGatacccatacacacacatgcatacacatgtacacatgcatgcTCAGATACACATGCAAACAGGGTTAACGCAAACACAGATGTATATGTGCAAACTATCACCAGTGTACATCCACAGACATGCTTCTTTGCactcacatgcagacacacatacatgaaaacagtggcacatacacacttgtgcatatgcacacatgcacatacatatgcaccacatacatatatatgcacacgtGCAAACAGACCCgtgcactcacacacacgtgTGATcaggcacacacatatgcacaggcTGGCACACTCCAGCCCTGGGGCCACCTCCCCTATCCCCAGTAGGCAGGGCCCACCTCCCTCCCCGCCTGACCCATCACAGCAGGCTGAGGCCCACTGATTCCAGCCCGACAGGAACCTGAGACAGAGCAGGCTCAAGGGAGAGATGGGGCAGGAGGCCTTCAGTGCCAGGGCCAGCCTGCCCAGCTGTGTGGGGGCAATATTGAACAAATGGCTCTCTGGGGGCAGCCTGCAGTAATGGCGCCTGCCAGTGCCCATGGTGTGAGCACTCCCGTTGTGGCTGACGGCCGAGTGGCTTCCTTGATTCAGCTGAGGAAACGGCGCCATTGGCTCAGCTCTGGAGACCACCATGGCTCGGCCCTGGGCTGATGTGTCCTGGTGTCTGAGGGCTGGCGCTTAGCTCTGGGGGCCTGTGTCACTTGCACCCACACAGTGGTCCTGGGAATGGTCTGGAAGAACCCGGGTCCTGGTCTCAGGGCCACGCCTATGGCGACTCCCAGATCCACACCTCCAGCCTGTAATTCTCTCTTGGGCCTGCTGCCACCCCCAACATGGGCACTCAGATGCCCAGCAAGCACAGCCAGTGCCAGAGGGCCACACCCAAATGCCACTCTGCCCTGCAGAGCAGCTTCCCCATCCCAGCCAATCCTGAGCCTGGCCCCACCGGCCCCACCTGCAGGGCCTCAAGCACTTCACTCCTTGCCTGCGAGCCTGGGGAGCACTAGGACGCCCACCCAGCAGGCCTCCTGCCCTGCCTGTGACTCCTAACCAGAGCAAATGCCGCGGCCTCGCCTGCCTCAGTGCCAGGTCCCCTGCCCCCACTCCACGCCTGGCTCCAGATATCCCCTCCTGTGCTCTGCCCACGGCTCCCACACTGGCTGGAGCCCACTCCCACCAGGAGCCTTTGCTACCTTGCCCcgccacacacacatgcacaggcgCACACATACAGGTTCAGCCCTTCCCTGAGGCTGTCGCTGTGTCACTGCCTTCCACACTGCTGGTGACTATTCCATGTGATGACGATCACAGCTGGAGACCACAGGCTGTCTCACAGAGACGGGTGGTTTCATAGAAAATACAGATATGTGGATGCACCTGGGTTCAGACACACACCTTTGCTCTGGCGCCTGCAAAGGCCTCAATGCAAAAACACCCTAGGAGCAAGAATCTACCTGGGGCCCAGGCCTTGGTTCCTACCTCCACTCCCAATCACAGGAATCAGGAACCCCTAGTGGGGAACTGGCAGACcctagggctggggctgggaatgTACAGAGGAGCCTGGAGCAAACTGTAGTGTCAGAGAGGAAGTCTGTGCAAGCAGCACCTGCACATAGAGCGCCCAGTGCCTGAGACTGGATCCCTCTGAGCAGTGAAAGAAATCAAGTAGTCTTGTGTTACAGATTACAGACTGACATAGATTAGAAGCCAAAGTACGTGACTGAATGTATAACCAAATGGGGGACAGGAGACAGCTCCCCTGTGCAGAGTCAATCCAAAGCAGCCACGTGAACACTCTGTACTGGAGGGGAGCATGACCCCCAGCCCTACCTGTGGGCTGCACCTGGTAACCTGGCTTCAGAGGgtgtgggagggagagggggagagcgCCTCTGCAGCATGCATCCTACACCAACCCTGGCCAGGCGGCCAAGGTGTCATCACAAGGGTCGTGAATGGTGTGGATGCTTCACAGCATCTCATGGGAAGGTCATGTCAACTCCATGGTATTCCTCCCAAAACCCATCCCCCTGAAGACTCATAAGGAAACATGAGGGTGAAAGGGATCCCACCCAAGGGGCATCCTACAGAACATCTGGCCAGTGTTCATCCAGACAGTGAGGACACCCCATACAAGGAGACCCAGGAGGCTGCCGAAACCAAGAGGAGCCCAGGGAGACACGGTGACTGACACCATGTGGGATCCATGGCGGGGCAGAAAAGGAGCCGTAGGGGAGAGGCAAGGACATCTGTATACAGCAAGGACCTCAGTAAATCCCAGCTCATCCATACTGGTCCATTCATTATGAGGAGCATGTCACGCTAATGCAAGACGTCAGCGACAGGGAAACTGGGTGTGCGGTCTATAAGAACTCTGCACTATCCTCACAACATTTCTGTAAATcttactgagctcaagcaattctcccacctcggcctcctgagtagctgggactacaggcacatgccaccatgctggcaatttttattcttattttttaagaaatggggtctcaaGCTGGGcgtaatggctcacgcctgtaatcccagcactttgggaggctgaggtgggtggatcacaaggtcaagagttcgagaccagcctggccaatatggtgaaaccccgtctctaccataaatacaaaaattagccgggcgtggtggcgcgtgcctgtagtcccagctactcaggaggctgaagcaggagaatcgcttgaacccgggaggcagaggttgcagtgagccgagatcgcgccactgtacttagctggggcaacagagtgagacgctgtctcaaaaaaaaagaaaaaagaaatggggtcttaatacaaaaatttgccaggcatggtggtgtgcttgtagctctagctactcgggaagctgaggtgggagaattgcttgaaccccggaggggaagattgcagtgagccgagatcacaccactgcactcgatcctggatgacagagccagaccctatctactttttttttttttttttttttggatggggtctcgctctgtcacccaggctggagtgcagccgcaCAATCGTAACTCACCGTCGTctccttgatctcctggcctcaagcaatcctccctcagcctcccaaagagctgggattacaggcatgagccatccacACCTTGGCCCTTTTCTGTGAAAGTGCTGTAAAATAAACCCCTacttaaaataaagaaaggacCACTGATAGGCGcgacaggctgaggtgggtacTGTCTAGTGCTGCAGGATGAGGTTGTCAGTGGGGGCTTGGTGGAGGCCCTCGGGAGAGGGGAGGGGTGCTGGCCCCCAGGGAGCCAGGCCTGGGATTTGCAGACTATGTGCACGCAAGTCCAAGAGATCTCACCCCAAAGCTACACCTCCAGGGTGCCCAAGATGAGGATTGGTGGGGAGAGGCTTCAGCTTGGCCAAAGAGCTGGAGGCACCCTTGGGCTTCAGAGTCTGGGAGGAGGCAGCTGCCGGGGTTAGTAACGTGTCAGGGAGAGGTAGGGGGGTGACCACAGGAGGCCACCAGCCAGGACGGTCTGGGAGTGGTGAGGCAGGGTCAGCCTCAGGGAAGGCTGTGGGAAGTAGAGGAGGATGTGGGCATTGGTGGAGGGCCAGGGGCTCACAGGGTTCTCATACTGGGAACCAGGGTCTCATGGGGGCTCGCTACTAGGCCAGGGTGTGAAATGGGGCCTCACAGTGGGGGCGGTCTCACCTTGGTGGCATCGGGGACTCACAGGAAGGGCTTCAAAGGGGTGCGCGGCAAGAGCCAAGGGACTCACCATGGTGGCTCACAGTGGGGGCCACCTCTGGGAAGGGTTTCAGGGCAAGCAGGCCCAAGCCGAGGCTGCCTGTCTGCAAACCTGGCTGGGCCAGCTCTGACCGGTGTCCTGGTGTCCTGGTATCTCAGGACACCAGTCAGAGCCGGGCCCCCTCCCCCATCAAGCTCCTGCTCATCCTGGGTCTGAACAAGGGTCCTGGGGCACTGCAGAACGAGCCCCGCCCTGCTGGGTGTAGCACAGGGTCAGGGGCCCATGTATTTCCTTCCATCTCCAGGCCCTCCCAGGGCAGGTCGCGAAGGGTGGGTGTTTTCTGCAGTTTAGGGCAGCCACCAGACAGGCACCCACGCACACAGTTCACCAAGCGGGACCCTGGGGCAGGCTCCTCCCCTCCCTGAAAATGATGGGACCCCAGCAcatggcaggcactgtgctgtcGCTTGTCCACTCGCAGTCCAAAGCAGATTCCCAGTCCCACTTCCCTGGGGCTCCTGCAGGCACAGTCCCCTccttcccctgcactccactgcagGGCCCTGTGTGGGGACAGTCCTCACTCAGAGGGGGCTACAGCATTCACCCATCCTCAGGCCTCAATTTCTCCTCACCCGCTGACAGGCCATAGCCCCCTACCCTGATGCCCAGAGCTCAGCTCTGTGGTGGCAGCTCCACTACCTGTCCTCCATGTCCCTGCCTGAGCCCCCAGCTGCCTGTCCTGGACAGCCCAGGCCCTGGGACGGTCAGCCCCGAGTGCACCCTCAGCCATGCTCCTCTGGATGCCCTGGTCCAGAGGGAGGTGCAGAGCTCAGCCACCTAGGACCCAAGCCCCAGGCCTGGAACCCTCCCTCCATGCCCACTCTGCCCCAGCAGCTCTGTGGCCGGCCTCACTGTCCTGCATGTGCAGCAGTAGGCCCCACTGGGCGTGGGCACCAGCCATCCTCATGCATCCTTCACATGTACACACAGGGCAcgctcctccctccaccccccaacacacaagCAGTACACACTGCCACATGCACACTGCTGCCCGAGCTCAACATGGAGCTGGGCTCACACACTCACTCTTACACATAGCCATGAACCCTCCCTATTCAGACTCAACCTCACCACGTGCCTCCCTCAGGAGCCCCCACCAGGCCCAGGAAAGCAAGGTGCCCCCACCAAGACCCCAAGTGCCTGCCCACATCATGGCTCCCCTTACATGGCCTGCCACAGCTCTTGAACTGACCAGATCCCCAGGAGCCCAAGAGCATGGGTGTGGTGCTCAGGAATGTCAGGGGAGTGAGGGGACACTGAGGAATGTGGTGTGGGGGTATGAGTCTGTGGGATCCCCAGCCCCTGCCAGGGCCGTGCACACGTGCAGGTGGCGAGGCAGCATCCAGGCTGGTGCCTCTTCCCCCGTGGAGTCCTCTCCTCCCTGGGGTTGTTGGCGCTGTGAATGCGTGGGCCCCTCCTGCATCCTGTTCTCGAGTCCCCTCCCTCGGGGTCCCAAGCAGGAACAGAGCTGTCAGGCCCAGAAGTCAGGGGCTGTTCCTACCCTGGAGGTGGACCAAGGGGGCAAGTTAGGCCTGGGTCAGGCTGGGAATGTGTCATCGCTGCAGCCTGGGAAGCTCCCCCAggccagcctccagagctgttgCAGGCCTGGAGCTGAGCCACACACCCTCCAGAAACAGCCCTGGGGGGTATCCGTACTGGGAGTGAGGGGGTGATGCTTACCCCAGCCTCCTAAGGCTGTCCCTGCCCTCCACCCGCAGGGTCCACGAACCCGTCTCTTCCCTCCTGAAGGCCCAGCAGCCAGGAATCCTGGGCTCACTGCCATCCAGCTCCGGGATGGGGGCCCCCGCGCCTGGGCTGTGGCCTCCCTGCGCAGCAGCCCTGGGGTGCTCCGCCCTCCCAGAGGGGTGTGGGCCTCCCCCTCCTCAGGCACGCCGCCCCTTCCTTGCACTGAGGGCCTGCCCCAGCACCCCGGGGGGGGCCTCCACCCAGTTAATCACGGCACTGACAGGCACTGGGGTTGGATCCTTGACCACAGGGTCTGCTGGGCTTCAGGCCTAGGCTGGGCCCCAGTGCAAGCTTAGTGGCTTGTGGCCTTCTATGGAGGAGAC
This portion of the Pongo abelii isolate AG06213 chromosome 1, NHGRI_mPonAbe1-v2.0_pri, whole genome shotgun sequence genome encodes:
- the GJC2 gene encoding gap junction gamma-2 protein; this encodes MTNMSWSFLTRLLEEIHNHSTFVGKVWLTVLVVFRIVLTAVGGEAIYSDEQAKFTCNTRQPGCDNVCYDAFAPLSHVRFWVFQIVVISTPSVMYLGYAVHRLARASEQERRRALRRRPGPRRAPRAHLPPPHAGWPEPADLGEEEPMLGLGEEEEEEETGAAEGAGEEAEEAGAEEACTKAVGANGKAAGTPGPTGQHDGRRRIQREGLMRVYVAQLVARAAFEVAFLVGQYLLYGFEVRPFFPCSRQPCPHVVDCFVSRPTEKTVFLLVMYVVSCLCLLLNLCEMAHLGLGSAQDAVRGRRGPPTSAPAPAPAPRPPPCAFPAAAAGLACPPDYSLVVRAAERARAHDQNLANLALQALRDGAAAGDRDRDSSPCVGLPAASRGPPRAGAPASRTGSATSAGTVGEQGRPGTHERPGAKPRAGSEKGSASSRDGKTTVWI